A region from the Melioribacter roseus P3M-2 genome encodes:
- the rpsF gene encoding 30S ribosomal protein S6, with protein sequence MRIRTYESVVVLNAALEDDQIESILKRIEEIITSNGGEILDIDKWGRKRLAYPIQKAKSGYYAIFRFKAPTELIKELERNYRLDENIIRFLTILLDKFALEAIAKKKESAENENSGDSETNNESKE encoded by the coding sequence ATGCGTATACGAACATACGAAAGTGTGGTTGTTCTTAATGCCGCACTAGAAGATGATCAAATCGAATCTATTTTAAAACGTATCGAAGAAATCATCACATCCAACGGTGGTGAAATACTCGATATCGACAAGTGGGGCAGAAAACGCCTCGCATATCCGATCCAAAAAGCCAAGAGCGGTTATTATGCCATTTTCCGCTTTAAAGCTCCTACTGAATTAATCAAAGAACTCGAGCGTAATTATCGCTTGGACGAAAATATTATTCGTTTCCTTACTATTTTACTCGATAAGTTTGCTCTCGAAGCAATTGCCAAGAAAAAAGAGTCTGCTGAGAACGAAAACTCCGGAGACTCCGAAACTAACAATGAAAGTAAAGAATAA
- the pth gene encoding aminoacyl-tRNA hydrolase, protein MRAVIGLGNPGKAYENTRHNIGFIVLDRFAKLQKLNFNPEYNYLKSEGSIGSSDFILVKPTTFMNLSGLAAKNLLSNYEIPTEEMLVITDDIYLESGKLRIRRSGGDGGHNGLKSIIEHLETTNFPRLRFGIGDPAESTLSEYVLSPFSENELKIIDISVEKAVQLLEYFVAGGYKAMLDHFSKISSGGDVK, encoded by the coding sequence TTGCGCGCAGTAATAGGTCTCGGCAATCCGGGTAAGGCATACGAAAATACGCGACATAATATTGGCTTTATTGTTCTTGACCGTTTTGCCAAACTGCAAAAGCTCAATTTTAATCCCGAATACAACTATTTGAAATCGGAAGGCTCAATCGGGTCTTCCGATTTTATTTTGGTAAAACCGACTACGTTTATGAACCTGAGCGGTCTCGCCGCCAAAAATCTCCTGAGCAACTACGAAATCCCGACAGAAGAAATGCTCGTTATTACGGACGATATCTATCTCGAATCCGGAAAACTGCGCATACGCCGTAGCGGCGGCGACGGCGGGCACAACGGCTTGAAATCGATAATCGAACATCTGGAAACAACTAATTTTCCCCGTTTAAGATTCGGAATCGGAGACCCGGCAGAATCGACTCTGTCAGAATATGTCCTTTCCCCGTTTTCCGAAAATGAACTGAAAATTATCGATATATCGGTCGAAAAAGCCGTTCAACTGCTCGAATATTTTGTTGCGGGAGGATACAAAGCCATGCTCGACCATTTCAGTAAAATCTCTTCCGGGGGAGATGTAAAGTAG
- a CDS encoding ribose-phosphate diphosphokinase, translated as MENAPLIFSGTSNPELTQKICNYLHLKEGKIDIRRFSDGEIWVKFLQNIRGQDVYIVQSTQPPAENLMELLIMIDAAKRASAKRVTAVLPYFGYARQDRKDQPRVSITAKLVANLITVAGADRVITMDLHAAQIQGFFDIPFDHLYASPIFTHLFKNQIDDLVVVSPDVGGIKLARSYANRLNAGLVVIDKRRPKHNVVEVMHLIGDVKGKNVLIVDDLIDTGGTFVSAVKALKDNGANNIYGAVTHALLSGEAIAKIESSPLNKLYVTDSIPLKRECDKIEVRTASELLAEAIIRSNRNESISSLFEIDKDK; from the coding sequence TTGGAAAACGCACCATTAATATTTTCCGGCACATCGAATCCGGAGCTTACGCAAAAAATATGCAATTATCTTCACTTAAAGGAAGGTAAAATCGATATCCGGCGATTCAGCGACGGGGAAATCTGGGTGAAATTTCTCCAGAATATCCGCGGACAGGACGTTTATATTGTGCAATCGACGCAGCCCCCTGCCGAAAATTTAATGGAATTACTGATCATGATCGATGCCGCTAAAAGAGCGTCGGCTAAACGGGTTACTGCGGTTTTGCCCTATTTCGGTTACGCGCGGCAGGACAGAAAAGACCAGCCTCGGGTTTCAATTACGGCAAAATTGGTTGCCAACTTGATTACCGTTGCAGGCGCCGACCGCGTAATTACGATGGACCTCCATGCGGCGCAGATACAGGGCTTTTTCGATATCCCGTTCGACCACTTATATGCGTCTCCGATTTTCACTCATTTATTCAAGAATCAAATTGATGATTTAGTAGTGGTTTCGCCCGACGTTGGAGGAATTAAACTGGCAAGGTCATATGCCAACCGGTTAAACGCTGGACTAGTGGTTATCGACAAGAGAAGACCAAAACACAATGTGGTTGAAGTAATGCACCTCATTGGAGATGTGAAAGGGAAAAATGTGCTTATTGTTGACGATTTAATCGATACGGGAGGAACTTTCGTTTCGGCTGTAAAAGCGCTGAAAGACAACGGCGCTAATAATATCTACGGCGCGGTAACTCACGCACTTTTATCAGGCGAAGCCATTGCCAAAATCGAATCGTCCCCTTTGAATAAATTATACGTAACCGACAGTATTCCGCTAAAACGCGAATGCGACAAAATCGAAGTAAGAACGGCTTCGGAACTTCTTGCCGAAGCTATAATCCGGTCAAACAGAAACGAATCGATCAGTTCATTATTCGAAATAGATAAAGATAAATAA
- the rplI gene encoding 50S ribosomal protein L9 — protein sequence MKVILRKNFSQLGNVGDVVNVKDGYARNYLIPRQIAYQATKGNIRALEEEKKQILKKEAKELESAQALAAELEKVSISIPVKVGEEEKIFGSVTTQMIADALKEKGFDLDKRKIEITEPIKALGIYSVSIKLHPSVTATVKTWVVRE from the coding sequence ATGAAAGTAATACTTAGAAAAAATTTCAGTCAGTTGGGTAACGTGGGCGACGTTGTTAATGTAAAAGACGGATACGCCCGCAACTATCTGATTCCTCGTCAGATTGCATATCAAGCAACCAAAGGCAATATCCGAGCGCTCGAAGAAGAGAAAAAACAAATTCTCAAAAAAGAAGCGAAGGAATTGGAAAGCGCCCAGGCGCTGGCTGCCGAATTGGAAAAAGTATCCATTTCAATCCCTGTAAAAGTCGGAGAAGAAGAAAAAATATTCGGCTCGGTAACAACGCAAATGATTGCTGACGCTCTTAAAGAAAAGGGCTTCGACCTAGATAAACGCAAAATCGAAATTACCGAACCGATTAAAGCTTTGGGCATTTACAGCGTTTCCATTAAACTGCATCCCAGCGTTACCGCAACAGTAAAAACCTGGGTAGTAAGAGAATAG
- a CDS encoding 50S ribosomal protein L25: MSELTIKAKRRVLTTKGAVNKLRKAGNVPGIFYVSGQEPIPVYLTESALRPLVYTAETHIINLVIDEDQPRKAIVKDVQFDPVTDKMIHCDIMGISLDHEIQVEVPVVLEGASIGVKEGGILQQLLHKLTIKCLPGNIPEHISVDITNLKIGESVHVKDIVTDKYKIEHNDDVVIASIVHARVQEETPAEETEEAMEPEVISKGKSEETEE; this comes from the coding sequence ATGTCAGAACTCACAATCAAAGCAAAACGCAGAGTACTTACCACCAAAGGCGCGGTGAATAAATTACGCAAAGCAGGTAACGTACCGGGAATATTCTATGTCAGCGGTCAGGAACCGATTCCTGTCTATTTAACCGAGTCGGCGCTTAGACCGTTAGTCTACACTGCAGAAACTCACATTATCAATCTGGTTATCGATGAAGACCAGCCCCGCAAGGCAATTGTTAAAGACGTTCAATTTGACCCCGTTACCGACAAAATGATTCATTGCGACATAATGGGAATTTCTCTCGACCACGAAATTCAGGTCGAAGTACCCGTTGTTCTCGAAGGCGCTTCAATCGGCGTAAAAGAAGGCGGCATTCTCCAGCAGTTATTGCATAAACTTACTATTAAATGTCTGCCGGGAAATATCCCCGAACATATTAGCGTGGATATTACAAATCTTAAAATCGGGGAATCCGTACATGTTAAAGATATCGTCACGGATAAATACAAAATCGAACATAATGACGACGTTGTGATAGCTTCAATAGTCCATGCAAGAGTTCAGGAAGAAACGCCGGCTGAAGAGACAGAAGAAGCAATGGAACCCGAAGTGATTTCGAAAGGCAAATCAGAGGAAACTGAGGAATAG
- the rnr gene encoding ribonuclease R, which produces MKNKIKAFFKKHPGLKIKAKDLAKKLNISSEHEYAELKHILFKLTEEGYLTKLGKRYLLNSSEPQNLVGTLQIVDSGAYGFVILKNIKRNDVFVAGKNLNTAMNGDLVEVKLLEKQRGKNIEGIITKVIERKRNQIVGVLKKSDSFFFVEPDDPTIHRDVYIPQAKLKGAKIGDKVVVGNIVWKSHNLNPEGQVIEVLGKAGLYDTEIASIARELGLKYKFPKKVIKEANSITDTIPEEEIARRVDFRNKNVFTIDPDDAKDFDDALSVEELPNGNYEVGIHIADVSHYIHDDSFLFDEALERGNSVYIVGKVIPMLPERLSNIICSLNPGADRLTYSVIVEMTPNAKIESYEIVKTVINSKRRFTYDEAQEILDTGKGDFKDELLLLNKLAKKLKQKRIRKGSINFFKPEVVFKLDENGKPVDILIKEIKESNNLVEEFMLLANQIVARHVKPSRHKKSDEYPFIYRVHDVPDPDKINEFARFVKSLGYSFDPNAANKPMEFQKLLDAAKGSEEEAVINEVAIRSMAKAVYSTNNIGHYGLGFKYYTHFTSPIRRFADLMVHKLIYDFLKNKKTKFHIDELEEICEHISAKERDALSAERLSVKLKQIEYLKGKLGEEFEGVVSGITNFGIFVELKDTLAEGLIKLRDMEDDYYIFDEKNYLLIGKRTGRSIRLGDKIKVQLIRLDEEKREIDFILID; this is translated from the coding sequence ATGAAAAACAAAATCAAAGCCTTCTTTAAGAAGCATCCCGGGCTTAAAATTAAAGCCAAGGATCTAGCAAAAAAATTAAATATTTCCTCTGAACACGAATATGCCGAATTAAAGCATATTTTATTCAAACTTACGGAGGAAGGATATTTAACCAAATTGGGTAAACGCTATTTGCTCAATTCCTCCGAACCCCAAAATTTGGTTGGCACACTTCAAATAGTCGACAGCGGAGCCTACGGATTCGTTATTCTGAAAAACATTAAAAGAAACGACGTCTTCGTCGCCGGTAAAAACCTCAATACGGCCATGAACGGCGATCTCGTAGAGGTTAAATTGCTCGAAAAGCAACGTGGTAAAAATATTGAAGGAATAATTACAAAGGTTATTGAAAGGAAACGCAATCAGATAGTCGGGGTTTTGAAAAAAAGCGACTCCTTCTTTTTTGTGGAACCCGACGACCCGACTATACACCGCGACGTCTACATTCCGCAGGCGAAACTAAAAGGCGCGAAAATCGGCGATAAAGTTGTTGTCGGAAATATCGTATGGAAATCCCACAATCTGAATCCCGAAGGACAGGTTATTGAAGTTCTGGGCAAAGCGGGTCTGTACGACACCGAAATTGCCTCGATTGCCAGAGAGCTGGGACTTAAATACAAATTCCCGAAAAAAGTAATCAAAGAAGCCAATTCCATAACCGATACAATTCCGGAGGAAGAAATTGCCAGACGGGTCGATTTCAGAAACAAGAACGTTTTTACGATCGATCCCGACGACGCGAAAGATTTCGACGACGCTCTTTCCGTAGAAGAACTGCCCAACGGCAATTACGAAGTGGGCATTCATATCGCAGATGTAAGTCATTACATCCACGACGACTCCTTCCTGTTCGATGAAGCTCTGGAAAGAGGCAACAGCGTCTATATCGTAGGTAAAGTTATTCCGATGCTGCCGGAAAGACTATCCAATATAATCTGCTCGCTCAATCCCGGCGCCGACAGACTTACCTATTCCGTAATAGTTGAAATGACTCCCAATGCAAAAATTGAGAGTTACGAAATTGTTAAAACTGTCATCAACAGCAAACGACGATTTACTTACGACGAAGCGCAGGAAATTCTGGATACCGGAAAAGGAGACTTTAAAGACGAGCTTCTTTTGCTGAACAAACTGGCAAAAAAACTGAAGCAAAAAAGAATAAGGAAAGGAAGCATAAACTTTTTCAAGCCTGAGGTTGTCTTTAAACTGGATGAAAACGGCAAACCTGTAGATATACTTATCAAAGAGATAAAAGAGAGCAATAATCTGGTGGAAGAATTCATGTTGCTTGCTAATCAGATAGTAGCTCGTCACGTAAAACCGTCGCGTCATAAAAAATCGGACGAGTATCCGTTTATTTATAGGGTTCATGACGTACCCGACCCTGACAAGATTAATGAATTCGCTCGATTTGTCAAATCACTCGGATATTCTTTTGACCCCAATGCGGCAAATAAACCGATGGAATTCCAGAAACTTCTCGATGCAGCCAAAGGAAGCGAAGAAGAAGCGGTTATAAACGAAGTCGCAATCAGATCGATGGCTAAAGCAGTCTATTCTACCAATAATATAGGGCATTACGGTTTGGGCTTTAAATATTACACACATTTTACTTCTCCTATCAGACGTTTTGCCGACCTGATGGTGCACAAGCTTATTTATGATTTCTTAAAAAACAAAAAGACAAAATTTCATATCGACGAGTTGGAGGAAATTTGCGAACATATTTCCGCCAAAGAGCGCGACGCATTAAGCGCCGAAAGATTGTCGGTTAAATTGAAACAAATCGAGTATCTGAAAGGTAAACTCGGAGAAGAATTCGAAGGAGTTGTATCCGGTATAACCAACTTCGGCATTTTCGTCGAATTAAAAGACACCCTGGCCGAAGGCCTGATAAAATTGAGAGATATGGAAGACGACTACTATATCTTCGACGAGAAGAATTATCTGCTCATCGGAAAACGCACAGGCAGAAGCATTCGTCTCGGAGATAAAATAAAAGTGCAACTTATTCGACTCGATGAAGAAAAACGCGAAATTGATTTTATTTTAATCGATTAA
- the rpsR gene encoding 30S ribosomal protein S18, giving the protein MKTTKRVKRVIEGYIDYKDSKQLQKFLTDQGKIIPRRITGLSAKQHRELVRAIKRARHLAILPFVSEAVK; this is encoded by the coding sequence ATGAAAACTACAAAAAGAGTTAAACGCGTAATTGAAGGATACATCGATTATAAAGATTCCAAACAGCTCCAGAAGTTCCTGACCGATCAGGGAAAGATTATACCCCGCCGTATTACAGGTCTCAGTGCAAAGCAACACAGAGAATTGGTCAGAGCTATCAAAAGAGCGCGACACTTGGCTATTTTACCATTTGTATCCGAAGCTGTTAAGTAA
- a CDS encoding FmdB family zinc ribbon protein gives MPTYEYKCNDCGYLFEEFQKISDEPLSTCPKCGGAVKRLIGAGAGPIFKGSGFYHTDYKVKSNSSGKDNSKKD, from the coding sequence ATGCCAACTTACGAATATAAGTGTAATGACTGCGGTTATTTGTTTGAAGAATTTCAAAAAATTTCAGACGAACCTCTCAGTACATGCCCAAAGTGCGGAGGCGCCGTAAAACGGCTTATCGGAGCCGGCGCTGGTCCAATCTTTAAGGGAAGCGGCTTTTATCATACGGATTATAAAGTCAAATCCAATTCTTCGGGAAAAGACAATTCGAAAAAAGACTGA
- the rfaE2 gene encoding D-glycero-beta-D-manno-heptose 1-phosphate adenylyltransferase: protein MNAILSQEELIKIREQLAAQNKKVVFTNGCFDIIHAGHIDYLIKAKQLGDILIVAVNSDESVRRIKGEKRPILKQEERTFIISNLKPVDYVTVFEEDTPYEIIKKLVPDILVKGADWSKDKIVGADIVENNGGAVETIEFVNIQSTSNIINTILDRYK, encoded by the coding sequence ATGAACGCAATTTTATCGCAGGAAGAACTTATAAAAATCAGAGAGCAATTGGCAGCTCAGAACAAAAAAGTTGTATTCACAAACGGATGTTTCGATATAATTCACGCCGGTCACATCGATTATTTAATTAAAGCAAAACAATTGGGCGATATTTTGATTGTAGCCGTCAACTCGGACGAATCTGTAAGAAGAATTAAAGGCGAAAAACGACCGATACTAAAACAGGAAGAACGAACTTTTATTATTTCGAATCTCAAACCGGTCGATTATGTGACTGTGTTCGAAGAAGACACTCCTTACGAGATAATAAAAAAACTTGTGCCGGATATTCTGGTTAAAGGAGCGGATTGGTCAAAGGATAAAATCGTAGGCGCGGATATTGTGGAAAACAACGGCGGCGCAGTTGAAACTATCGAATTCGTCAACATTCAATCTACATCGAACATTATAAATACTATTTTAGATCGGTATAAATAA
- a CDS encoding peptidase MA family metallohydrolase: MKKFMFFFLLFVQAVVYPQFGQNKVQYKTYDWYYIQTKHFDIYFAVGGETIAEFTAYAAEDALKRIEDDFNYQINNRIILILYNSHNDFQETNVTDQYTGQGVGGFTEPFKNRVVIPFEGSYEKFRHVIHHELVHAVMQDMYYGGSIQNIISKGITLQLPHWFMEGSAEYFSQGWETYTDMFIRNAIISEVLPDIQGLSGYLGYRGGQSVFKYIADTYGREKLGELINKIQGLGSLEAAMKASLGIDLEELNERWKKSLKKDYWPDIAYYKDPDEFAKRLTDNKKQYGFYNTSPALSPQGDKIAFISDRDIFLDVYIMDAIEGKIIKKVVESGKAADFEELNILYPSLTWAPDNIRIALSTKSSGYDVISVINTETGETEELPFRLPGIESVDWSHDGSRIAFSAHNEKQSDIYVYDFEKKQLINVTNDIFSDTDPKWTPDGTKIIFSSDRQEFTEPDMIPDDFMMSGHNYNQLDIYMVDVDSYKIERITDWDLSNERYPEVSPEGKEILFISDRNGINNIYRKKIVPDSTESIVDIKAYPITNSLCEISQPSISYDGKKLVFTALYKQGYNLFMLNNPFDMNPAADSLKPTKYMESLFRKDVFVLTDSVAVDSLNLAEEARQDSADERTSPKFFVGQYKENEDQDTASYDLSRYVFGQIDNNDSTQVIMRQKLFTEKLDDEGNYLVNRYKVNFTPDLIYANAGYSTLYGLLGTTVLSFSDVLGNHRLIGITSLQVDLKNSDYGLAYYYLEKRMDFGIEAFHTARFLYRTTFFGYELYRFRNFGLVTSFSYPFNRFYRLDGSLSIMSVSAENLDNYFEPVDKSTYTVPAVSFVHDNSLWGYTSPIEGARYSVTLFGNTGFFNTKQSFYSINWDYRKYFRFFFDNSFAIRLSGGYSGGANPQRFFMGGTENWINRSFATQDVPVQSASDFAFLSPAMPMRGYDYAEQIGTKYSLLNLELRMPIIRYLLTGPLPLFFQNILGTAFLDAGAAWTDNSNLKLFGRNQEGTLITDDLLLGAGVGFRVYMLFLWKIDIAWKWNLEGFSKPRYYLSIGLDF, translated from the coding sequence ATGAAAAAATTTATGTTTTTTTTCCTGCTGTTCGTACAAGCCGTGGTTTACCCGCAATTCGGGCAAAACAAGGTTCAATATAAAACATACGACTGGTACTACATTCAAACGAAACATTTCGACATCTATTTTGCCGTCGGCGGAGAAACAATTGCGGAATTTACCGCTTATGCGGCGGAAGATGCGCTCAAAAGAATCGAAGACGATTTCAATTATCAGATCAACAACCGGATTATATTAATACTTTATAATTCACACAACGATTTTCAGGAAACCAACGTCACCGATCAATACACCGGCCAGGGCGTCGGAGGCTTTACGGAGCCGTTTAAAAACAGAGTCGTTATTCCGTTTGAAGGTTCTTACGAAAAATTCAGACATGTAATTCATCACGAATTGGTTCACGCAGTCATGCAGGATATGTATTACGGAGGCTCCATTCAAAACATAATTTCCAAAGGAATTACGCTCCAATTGCCGCATTGGTTTATGGAAGGATCCGCCGAATACTTTTCCCAGGGATGGGAAACTTATACCGACATGTTCATCAGAAATGCAATTATCAGCGAAGTATTACCGGATATACAGGGATTAAGCGGATACCTCGGCTACAGAGGCGGTCAATCGGTTTTTAAATATATCGCCGATACGTACGGCAGAGAAAAACTTGGCGAGTTAATAAATAAAATTCAGGGACTCGGCTCGCTCGAAGCGGCAATGAAAGCTTCTCTGGGTATCGACCTGGAAGAATTGAATGAAAGATGGAAAAAAAGCCTCAAAAAAGATTATTGGCCCGATATTGCCTATTATAAAGATCCCGACGAATTCGCCAAAAGATTAACCGACAACAAGAAACAGTACGGTTTTTATAACACCAGTCCCGCTCTTTCCCCTCAGGGCGATAAGATCGCTTTTATTTCCGACAGAGATATTTTCCTCGATGTCTATATTATGGACGCAATCGAAGGTAAAATTATAAAGAAAGTGGTCGAAAGCGGTAAAGCGGCGGATTTCGAAGAATTGAATATTTTGTACCCTTCACTGACATGGGCGCCGGATAATATCCGTATAGCGCTTTCGACTAAGAGCAGCGGATACGACGTAATTTCAGTTATCAATACGGAAACGGGCGAAACCGAAGAACTACCCTTCCGACTCCCCGGCATTGAATCGGTCGACTGGTCTCACGACGGTTCCAGAATTGCCTTCTCGGCGCATAATGAAAAACAATCCGACATTTACGTCTACGACTTCGAAAAGAAACAACTGATAAACGTCACCAACGACATATTCAGCGATACGGATCCCAAATGGACACCCGACGGCACAAAAATAATTTTTTCTTCCGACCGGCAGGAATTTACAGAACCCGATATGATTCCCGACGATTTTATGATGAGCGGTCATAACTACAATCAACTCGACATTTACATGGTCGACGTCGATTCATATAAAATTGAGAGAATTACGGACTGGGATTTAAGCAACGAAAGGTATCCCGAAGTATCGCCCGAAGGCAAAGAAATTCTTTTCATTTCCGACAGAAACGGTATCAACAATATTTACCGTAAAAAAATTGTGCCGGATTCTACCGAATCGATTGTCGATATAAAAGCCTATCCGATTACGAATTCGCTTTGCGAAATCAGTCAGCCTTCCATTTCTTACGACGGTAAAAAACTCGTGTTCACCGCGCTCTATAAACAGGGATATAATCTTTTTATGTTGAATAATCCCTTTGACATGAATCCAGCTGCAGATTCGTTAAAACCGACGAAATATATGGAATCGCTGTTCAGGAAGGACGTGTTTGTATTGACAGATTCCGTCGCAGTCGATTCTCTCAATTTAGCGGAAGAAGCCCGGCAGGATTCCGCAGACGAGCGGACTTCTCCCAAATTTTTTGTGGGACAGTACAAAGAAAACGAGGATCAAGACACTGCCTCTTATGATTTAAGCAGATACGTTTTCGGACAAATCGACAATAACGACAGTACGCAGGTAATTATGAGGCAAAAATTATTTACGGAAAAACTCGACGACGAAGGCAATTATCTTGTCAACCGGTATAAAGTTAATTTCACACCCGATTTAATTTACGCAAACGCAGGCTACAGTACGCTTTACGGATTGTTGGGCACAACTGTTCTTTCATTCAGCGATGTGCTTGGCAATCACCGTCTGATCGGCATTACAAGTTTGCAAGTCGACTTAAAAAACAGCGATTACGGTCTTGCATACTATTACCTCGAAAAGCGTATGGATTTCGGAATAGAAGCTTTTCATACAGCGCGGTTTCTTTACCGAACAACCTTTTTCGGATACGAATTATACAGATTCCGCAATTTCGGATTGGTTACGTCGTTCAGTTATCCGTTCAACCGTTTTTATCGACTGGACGGTTCACTCAGCATAATGAGCGTTTCGGCTGAGAATCTGGATAACTATTTCGAACCGGTGGATAAATCGACATATACGGTGCCGGCTGTCAGCTTTGTCCATGACAATTCTTTATGGGGCTACACATCCCCGATCGAAGGTGCCAGATATTCGGTCACATTATTCGGTAATACGGGATTTTTCAATACAAAACAGAGTTTTTATTCGATTAACTGGGATTACAGAAAATATTTCAGGTTCTTTTTCGACAATTCTTTTGCAATACGTTTGTCAGGCGGATATTCAGGCGGAGCCAATCCGCAGCGATTTTTTATGGGCGGTACGGAAAACTGGATTAACAGAAGTTTCGCAACGCAGGATGTGCCCGTGCAATCGGCTTCCGATTTTGCATTTTTATCGCCCGCCATGCCGATGAGAGGTTACGATTATGCCGAGCAGATTGGCACAAAATATTCTCTTCTGAATCTGGAATTGAGAATGCCGATTATCAGATACCTGCTTACGGGTCCTCTTCCCCTCTTTTTCCAGAATATTTTGGGAACTGCGTTTCTCGACGCCGGCGCTGCATGGACGGACAATTCCAATTTAAAATTATTCGGTCGTAACCAGGAAGGAACATTGATAACCGACGATCTGTTGCTCGGCGCCGGCGTGGGATTCAGAGTTTATATGCTATTCCTTTGGAAAATTGATATTGCCTGGAAATGGAACCTGGAAGGTTTCTCCAAACCGAGATATTACCTATCGATCGGATTAGACTTTTAA
- a CDS encoding single-stranded DNA-binding protein — MAELKMPEINSVIVAGNLTKDPVFRQTSNNTPVVNFHIAANRRYKDSSNQWQEDVCYVGVVAWNKLADSCRDRLRKGSAVLIDGELQSRTFKTEDGRNRTIVEIKAKRIQFLNKFNKAQNNGEDTSDNDSIVDDNDDSSFEDNSFDKFLTDEESDLINGEEN; from the coding sequence ATGGCTGAATTAAAGATGCCGGAAATTAACAGTGTAATTGTTGCAGGAAATTTAACCAAGGATCCTGTTTTCAGACAAACATCCAACAATACACCTGTTGTTAATTTTCACATAGCTGCCAACAGAAGATACAAAGACAGCAGCAATCAATGGCAGGAAGATGTTTGTTATGTAGGTGTAGTAGCTTGGAACAAACTGGCAGACAGTTGCAGAGACAGATTGAGAAAAGGAAGCGCCGTTTTAATAGACGGCGAGTTGCAGAGCAGAACTTTCAAAACGGAAGACGGCCGCAACAGAACCATCGTCGAAATCAAAGCAAAGAGAATTCAATTTCTTAATAAATTTAACAAGGCTCAGAACAACGGCGAAGATACGTCCGACAACGACAGCATTGTTGACGACAACGACGATTCCAGCTTTGAGGACAATTCTTTCGACAAATTCTTAACCGATGAAGAATCGGATTTAATCAACGGAGAAGAAAATTAG